CGGCGTGGGCGCCCAGGAAGCCCGTGCCCGCCATGATGTCGGGGCGCACGAGCGTGGGCGTGATGAGCGGCACGAAGCCCGACTCGATCGCGCGCTGCAGGCCGAGCTGCATGAGCGCGAGTTCGAGGCGCGCACCGACACCCTTGAGGAAGTAGAACCGGGCGCCCGACACCTTCGCGCCGCGCTCCATGTCGATCGCGTCGAGCAGCTCGCCGAGCGCGAGGTGGTCGCGCGGCTCGAAGTCGAACTCGGGCCGGTCGCCGACCTCGCGCAGCGTCACGAAGTCGTCCTCGCCGCCCGCGGGCACCCCGTCGATCACGAGGTTCGGGATGCCGCCCGCGACCTCGGCGAAGCGGGCCTCGGCATCCGACGCCACGGCCTGCGCGTTCTTGACGCGCGCCGCGAGGTCCTGCGCCTGCGCGACGAGCGCGGCCTTCTCCTCCTTGGGAGCCTGGGCCACCTGCTTGCCGAAGGCGTTCTGCTCGGCACGCAGCGCCTCGAAGGCGGCGATCGCCTGACGGCGGGCGGCGTCGGCGGCGATCGCCTCGTCGACGAGGGTCACGGATGCGCCGCGGCGCTCCTGCGAGGCACGAACGGCATCCGGGTTCTCACGCAGCAGCACGGGGTCGATCACGCCTCAAGTCTAGGAGCCTGTCGGCGGGGGCCCTCATGGCCTACCGTGAGAGCATGACGCCCCCGGACGCCGAGACGCCTCGCCGGGCAGCCGTCATCTACAACCCGATCAAGGTCGACGTCGATCACCTGCGGGATGTCGTGGCTGCCGCCGAGAGCGCCGCCGGCTGGGCGAAGAGCCTCTGGATCGAGACGAGCGAAGAGGACCCAGGCATCGGCCAGGCGCGCCGTGCGCTCGCCGAGGGCGCCGCCGTCGTCATGGCGGCGGGCGGCGACGGCACGGTGCGCGCGGTCGCGCAGGGGCTGCAGAACTCGGGCGTGCCGCTCGCACTGCTGCCCTCCGGTACGGGCAACCTGCTCGCGCGCAACCTCGGCCTCGACGTCAACGCGGCGCACGTGGAGGCGCTCGTCGAGATCGCGTTCTCGGGCGTCGACGAGGCGATCGATGTCGGCGTCGTCGAGGTGGACCGTCCCGACGGCTCGACCGAGACGCACTCGTTCGTCGTCATGGCGGGCCTCGGGCTCGACGCGAAGATGATCGCCAACACCAATCCCGAGCTCAAGAAGAAGGTCGGCTGGCTCGCCTACGTCGACGCGATCGGGCGCTCGCTCGTCGACAAGCACGTGCTGCGGCTGCGCTACCGCCTCGACGGCGGCGAGTGGCGCTTCACGCGCGTGCACACGATCCTCATCGGCAACTGCGGCGCGCTGCCCGGCAACATCCTGCTGCTGCCCGACGCCGAGATCGACGACGGCCTGCTCGACATCGTGACGCTGCGCCCCGAGGGCTTCTCCGGCTGGGCGCGCGTGTGGGTCGGCATCGTGTGGGAGAACGGGGTGCTGCGGCGCAGCACGATCGGCCGCAAGATCCTCGACCTGCGGTCGAAGCCCGTGCGCGCGCTGCGCTACCTGCGCGGGCGCCGCATCGACGGGCGGCTCGACCGCCCCGAGGAGTTCG
The Protaetiibacter sp. SSC-01 genome window above contains:
- the serS gene encoding serine--tRNA ligase, with product MIDPVLLRENPDAVRASQERRGASVTLVDEAIAADAARRQAIAAFEALRAEQNAFGKQVAQAPKEEKAALVAQAQDLAARVKNAQAVASDAEARFAEVAGGIPNLVIDGVPAGGEDDFVTLREVGDRPEFDFEPRDHLALGELLDAIDMERGAKVSGARFYFLKGVGARLELALMQLGLQRAIESGFVPLITPTLVRPDIMAGTGFLGAHADEIYYLPDDELYLTGTSEVALAGYHKDEILDLSGGPKRYAGWSTCYRREAGSHGKDTRGIIRVHQFQKLEMFSYIDPADAEAEHERLLAMQEGMLKSLGLSYRVIDTAAGDLGTSAARKFDVEAWVPTQGAYRELTSTSNCTTFQARRLDIRHRGADGKTSPVATLNGTLATTRWIVALLETHQQADGSVIVPEPLRPYLGLDVLEPVK
- a CDS encoding diacylglycerol kinase family protein — encoded protein: MTPPDAETPRRAAVIYNPIKVDVDHLRDVVAAAESAAGWAKSLWIETSEEDPGIGQARRALAEGAAVVMAAGGDGTVRAVAQGLQNSGVPLALLPSGTGNLLARNLGLDVNAAHVEALVEIAFSGVDEAIDVGVVEVDRPDGSTETHSFVVMAGLGLDAKMIANTNPELKKKVGWLAYVDAIGRSLVDKHVLRLRYRLDGGEWRFTRVHTILIGNCGALPGNILLLPDAEIDDGLLDIVTLRPEGFSGWARVWVGIVWENGVLRRSTIGRKILDLRSKPVRALRYLRGRRIDGRLDRPEEFELDGDEAGVITAFRAHVDPASLLVKLPRG